The region ttctaatgcatgctttttttaatgtaaacaaTTAGCATATTGACTGTTAATGCAAGTTTTTATATCCTTACCTTATATGTCGATATTTATGCATCAACTAAGAGTAtatcatattattaaattaaatgtataaatatCTATGCATCTTAATCTTATGGAACCTCAAACCACAATTCAGAGTTTGATTAATTATAAACTCCATAAACTATTTTTTGATTGATCTTCCTAACATAGAGATGCTTCCACTGGATGAAAACAAATTTGTGACAATAGATTTGTAAGAGAGTGAGgtaagtactactccctccgtcccgggctactcgctcctttccttttcggcacggagattaaggaatgagtgtataggaaagccAAAAATGACGGTTGtgggtgaaattttttactaaaaatggaaagagtgcaagtaacttgggacgcccaaaaaggaaataagtgcgagtattATTGATTGTATTTGCAGCTTTGGTGGGGCAACAAATCAGAAGGGATGTAACTCAAAACTATGAGGTCCATTTCTTGAAATAGTAAAGACACAATTATAAACTTCTTGTAAATTATGTCAGCTTTTTTTCCTCTAGACTGACCACACCTGCTTCTACTAGTAGACGAAGCATTCCATGATTTTTTACTGCTGCTTTTTTGGGTGCTTCATTATTCTACTACACTTTTTCCATCTATTTAAAACCTAATTTTCTAACTAACTAAAGTTGAAATATGGTTAGTTGAGtagttttatgatattttttagGATAATACTCACTCTAGTAGGATATGCTTTGTGGCTGTGGGGTAGCTAAATTTGTGGAATAcggagtattaattttgttagtaaattactatatatattaaaattattattattattttgaagtTGGGATATTATAGAAAGTGGTTTAATAAAACATCAATTTtgatataataaatataaaatcgtAGTGTAGTACCTATtgagataaattattttttgaaaatgtaCTAATTTTACGACTTTATTAATAGTACTTATGAAGAAGCTACTTAGTTGTGAAGTGATCCTACTTAGCCTATAAGCCCGAAAAACTTTTTAGTAGTGAATCAACTATATTTTGCCTACAAAGTAAAATAGAGTTGGCACTAATGTATTAaatttaatacaaaaaataGACATGTTCAAAATcaacaaagcaaatactccCTATTTATAGACAAAAGAAAGTTCCCCCCACTGGAAAAAGATAGAgctaaaataaaactaaaatgaatCAAAAAGAGATAGTGAATCATCATCGAACTTAGACTCAAcaactaactaataaaattgAACTCTCGATCTTATAGCATCATCTAAGCTTGTTGAatcaatatcaatatatatgtataattattAAATAGTCAAAGAAATGGAGTGGAGCGTAGTCATCTAAAACAGCTGGATCTTGAAAGAGAAACATCACAAAAATTATTATTAGCACTTAAAAAAACTAAACCCACTATAAAACGTCCAAATTAAGACTAGCCCCACCTCCTTCATCAATTGCTAACAACTGTTTGCAGACAACAATCATGCAAccccatcttcttcttcatcataaTATAAATCTTCATCAATTTTCAGCCCCATGATTAAATAAAACCAAATCACACAAACATACACTACcaaaaacaattatttaaaaGAAGAATCTCGATGCCCTCCTTACTATTCCAACAAAATTATACAGTTGATAATAATACAATTGATGCCGGTTGATCTACACCACTTCTTTTTTCAGTGTACAGATTCCAacccccttttttttcttttcaccCTAATTTCATAGGATCCTTTATTGCAACCCCAAATTCACAGATCTAAAATCTATTTTCCTATTACTATAAATTGCAATAACCAAACAACAATTtccttttataaaaatataatttaaaaaagaaCTGGCCCCCACCAACACGTTACTTAATCATCCGCTGACTGCTCGTGATTTTCCTTTTTTACCCTCGACTCGATCCCGTAATACCCAACGTACCACTTCACGAATTTCCTTAAACCGGCGGCGAGATCCGTCGTCGGCTTGTACCCGAAATCCCTAAACGCCTGGCTCACGTTAGCATGCGTGAACGGAACGTCGCCGTTTCGCGGCATTTTGGTCACGCGCTTCTTAGCCCTGACGCCTAAGTAGCTCTCCAAAATCCCGACCAATTTCCCCACCGTCACCGGCGACGTGTTCCCCAAATTGTACACCCTCAGCTGCGCCGCCGCCCGCTTCTTCCCGCCGCTGCCGGTGCTCTTCTCCGCAGTGTCGAGCGCCCCCACGCAGCCCCGCACGATGTCGTCGATGTACGTGAAGTCACGCGCGACCTCCTTGTCCCCTTCGTGCGTGACATACACGTTTATATCCTTGCCGTGGAGGATGTCTTTCGTGAAGAAAAAATACGCCATGTCGGGACGGCCCCACGGTCCGTAGACCGTGAAGAACCGGAGGCCGGTCATGGAGAGACCGTAGATGTGGTTGTATGTGTGGGCGATTGCCTCTCCGGCTTTTTTAGTGGCCGCGTAGAGGCTGGCCGGCCGGTCGGTCTGGTCCGACTCGGAAAAGGGGACTTGGGTATTGAGGCCGTAGACTGAGCTGGAGGAAGCCCAGACTACGGCCGGCTGGGGGTCCGCGGATTTGGCTACCTCGAGGAGGGAGACGAATCCGGCGACATTGGAGGCCACGTAGGAGAGAGGATTTTGCATGGCGTAGCGGACCCCGGCTTGGGCGGCGAGGTGGAGGATGTGGGTGAACGGGACGATGTCGAAGAGCTTGTGGAGGAGCTCGGCGTCGTTGATGTCACCCTCCACAATAAACAcctgatataaataaaataatcgcAAAAAGATTCAAACTTACTGaaattttttat is a window of Salvia splendens isolate huo1 chromosome 3, SspV2, whole genome shotgun sequence DNA encoding:
- the LOC121796102 gene encoding UDP-glucuronate 4-epimerase 6-like, translated to MQYGSSGGGDTSKTSKLERYNSYIWRVNSTKLLQASSKLLFRVTLLVALLLIFFFTLNYPPLSPSSNHAALHTSNSLLSSAFYGAGAAWEKQVRRSSTPRRLNGFSVLVTGAAGFVGSHCSLALKKRGDGVLGLDNFNSYYDPSLKRARQQLLQSHQVFIVEGDINDAELLHKLFDIVPFTHILHLAAQAGVRYAMQNPLSYVASNVAGFVSLLEVAKSADPQPAVVWASSSSVYGLNTQVPFSESDQTDRPASLYAATKKAGEAIAHTYNHIYGLSMTGLRFFTVYGPWGRPDMAYFFFTKDILHGKDINVYVTHEGDKEVARDFTYIDDIVRGCVGALDTAEKSTGSGGKKRAAAQLRVYNLGNTSPVTVGKLVGILESYLGVRAKKRVTKMPRNGDVPFTHANVSQAFRDFGYKPTTDLAAGLRKFVKWYVGYYGIESRVKKENHEQSADD